The following are encoded together in the Cyanobacterium aponinum PCC 10605 genome:
- a CDS encoding DNA methyltransferase — protein sequence MTTNSPENLEKFITFCKQHIKGQERKEAQIFLDRFFQGFGYDGALEAGAKYEEAIKKGSKKKNTGFADLVWKPKLLIEMKKRGEDLSKHYAQAFEYWSRLVPNRPRYVILCNFDEFWIFDFNLQLDEPVDIVKIEDLIHRQSAFNFMMRGDVKSIFKNNQVDVTEKAGRRLGELFQILQNRLLRGVGEDKHLLTEVGGNKSTVTPLSCGRGAGGEGIIKIQRFILQCVLAMFAEDRGLLPHNLFIRCVEECLEGASSYDVLGGLFREMNNRGVTPAGKYQGVEYFNGGLFATVEAIELTKPELEILATVARQDWSKVRPAIFGNIFEGTVNAQQRHSYGIHYTSEADIMKIVRPTISKYWEDLIDSANTIKDLTNLQLKLQEYKVLDPACGSGNFLYIAYQELKRIEQLLLDKIKSKTKGNNQQFNLSFVTPNQFYGMDVNPFAVELAKVTLMIARKVAIDKFNLTEPALPLDSLDNNIICCDALFTDWVKADAIIGNPPFLGGKNMRLNLSDDYVEKIFTKFKDVKDSVDFCSYWFRISHDNLDENGRAGLVATNSISQGKSRKASLDYIMQNKGYIHEAISTQEWSGEAAVHVSIVNWCKTIPDSYILDNQLVKTINSSLTSEIDVTQAKKLKMNKNLCFQGIIPVGKDFYIDEKLALEWIKKDSKNKDVLKLSVSADDLTKNPHGKPSRWIIDFNDLDLELACDYQQPFQHIKENVKPERDKNRRQTTRLNWWKFGEKRPLMREAIKHLSYYFAIPRHSKWFIFLPINSNYLPADSTVIITSDDFYILGILTSKIHRIWVKAQSSTLKGDTRYTNTTCFETFPFPSPPAPLPKGEGSKKKIVQQIRDKMTELHEYRTEQMERKSWGITQLYNAFFHEPSSKLYQLHQQLDQLVMKAYNFDENGDILEQLLNLNNLSSV from the coding sequence ATGACAACTAATTCACCAGAAAACCTTGAAAAATTTATTACTTTTTGTAAACAACACATTAAAGGGCAAGAAAGAAAAGAAGCTCAGATTTTTTTAGATAGATTTTTCCAAGGGTTTGGTTATGATGGTGCGTTAGAAGCAGGGGCAAAATACGAAGAAGCTATTAAAAAGGGTAGCAAAAAGAAAAATACAGGATTTGCCGATTTAGTCTGGAAACCCAAGCTACTAATTGAGATGAAAAAGCGAGGGGAAGACCTTAGTAAACATTATGCCCAAGCCTTTGAATATTGGTCAAGGTTAGTACCTAATCGCCCTCGTTATGTGATACTGTGCAATTTTGATGAGTTTTGGATTTTTGACTTTAATTTACAATTAGATGAACCTGTTGATATAGTTAAGATTGAGGATTTAATCCACCGACAATCCGCCTTTAACTTCATGATGAGAGGGGATGTCAAATCTATCTTTAAAAATAATCAAGTTGATGTTACCGAAAAAGCGGGGCGACGACTAGGGGAGTTATTCCAAATTCTGCAAAATCGCTTATTAAGGGGAGTTGGAGAGGATAAACACTTATTAACAGAGGTTGGGGGAAATAAATCTACAGTTACTCCCCTCTCCTGTGGGAGAGGGGCTGGGGGTGAGGGTATTATCAAAATTCAACGCTTCATCTTGCAATGCGTCTTAGCCATGTTTGCAGAAGATAGAGGATTGTTACCCCATAATCTCTTTATCCGTTGTGTGGAAGAATGCTTAGAGGGTGCTAGTAGTTACGATGTGTTGGGGGGTTTATTCCGTGAAATGAATAATCGGGGTGTCACTCCTGCGGGAAAATATCAGGGAGTCGAATATTTTAACGGTGGTTTATTTGCCACAGTGGAAGCCATCGAGTTAACCAAACCAGAGTTAGAAATATTGGCAACGGTTGCCCGACAAGATTGGAGTAAAGTACGCCCTGCAATTTTTGGTAATATTTTTGAAGGCACAGTCAACGCCCAACAACGTCACAGTTATGGTATCCACTACACCTCTGAGGCGGATATTATGAAAATTGTGCGCCCCACCATTAGTAAGTATTGGGAAGATTTAATTGACAGTGCAAATACCATCAAAGATTTAACTAATTTACAACTTAAATTACAGGAATATAAAGTTTTAGATCCTGCTTGTGGTAGTGGAAATTTTCTCTATATTGCCTATCAAGAATTAAAAAGAATTGAGCAGTTATTATTAGATAAAATAAAAAGTAAAACTAAGGGCAATAATCAACAGTTTAATCTCAGTTTTGTTACTCCTAATCAGTTTTATGGTATGGATGTTAATCCCTTCGCTGTGGAGTTGGCAAAGGTTACTTTAATGATAGCTCGAAAAGTTGCGATCGATAAATTTAATTTAACTGAACCTGCTTTACCTTTAGATAGTTTAGATAACAATATTATTTGTTGTGATGCCTTATTTACTGACTGGGTAAAAGCTGATGCTATTATCGGTAATCCTCCCTTTTTAGGTGGTAAAAACATGAGACTAAATTTAAGTGATGATTATGTAGAGAAAATATTTACTAAATTTAAAGATGTTAAAGATTCGGTAGATTTTTGTAGTTATTGGTTTAGAATTAGTCATGATAATTTAGATGAAAATGGTAGAGCTGGATTAGTAGCAACTAACTCTATTTCTCAAGGAAAAAGCCGTAAAGCATCCTTAGATTATATTATGCAAAATAAAGGCTATATTCATGAGGCAATTTCTACTCAAGAATGGTCAGGAGAAGCGGCGGTTCATGTTAGTATTGTTAATTGGTGTAAAACTATTCCAGATAGTTATATATTAGATAATCAGTTAGTAAAAACTATCAATTCTTCTCTCACTTCAGAAATAGATGTCACTCAGGCTAAAAAGTTAAAGATGAATAAAAATCTCTGTTTTCAGGGAATAATTCCAGTAGGAAAAGATTTTTATATTGATGAAAAATTAGCTTTAGAATGGATTAAAAAAGATAGTAAAAATAAAGACGTTTTAAAGTTATCTGTTTCTGCGGATGATTTGACTAAAAATCCTCACGGTAAACCTAGCCGATGGATAATTGATTTTAATGATTTAGATTTAGAATTGGCTTGTGATTATCAACAACCTTTTCAACATATTAAAGAAAATGTTAAACCAGAAAGAGATAAAAATAGAAGGCAAACTACGAGATTAAATTGGTGGAAATTTGGTGAAAAACGCCCATTAATGAGGGAAGCAATAAAACATTTATCTTATTATTTTGCTATTCCTAGACATTCAAAGTGGTTTATTTTTCTTCCAATTAATTCCAATTATTTACCTGCAGATTCAACAGTTATTATTACTTCGGATGATTTTTATATATTAGGTATTTTAACCTCAAAAATACATAGAATTTGGGTTAAAGCTCAATCATCAACTTTAAAAGGAGATACAAGATATACTAATACCACTTGTTTTGAAACCTTCCCGTTTCCCTCACCCCCAGCCCCTCTCCCAAAGGGCGAGGGGAGTAAGAAGAAGATTGTGCAACAAATAAGGGATAAAATGACGGAATTACATGAATATCGCACTGAACAAATGGAGCGAAAATCATGGGGAATTACTCAGTTATATAATGCCTTTTTTCATGAGCCTAGTAGTAAGTTATATCAACTTCATCAACAGTTAGATCAATTAGTAATGAAGGCTTATAATTTTGATGAAAATGGAGATATTTTAGAGCAATTATTAAACTTAAATAACCTCAGTTCGGTTTAA
- a CDS encoding YnfA family protein — protein sequence MNIVKSLLFFLITGLAEIGGGYLVWLWLREGKSFKYAIVGWLILMLYGVLPTFQPTNFGRVYSAYGGAFVFFSLLWGWKIDKIPPDAYDWLGVVIILLGASIMMYAP from the coding sequence ATGAATATAGTTAAATCATTGTTATTTTTCCTAATTACGGGATTAGCAGAAATCGGAGGAGGTTATTTAGTTTGGCTGTGGTTGAGGGAAGGAAAAAGTTTTAAGTATGCTATTGTTGGCTGGTTAATCTTAATGTTATATGGCGTTTTGCCCACTTTTCAACCCACTAATTTCGGTAGAGTTTACAGTGCCTATGGTGGTGCTTTTGTTTTCTTTTCTTTATTATGGGGCTGGAAAATAGATAAAATTCCCCCAGATGCTTATGATTGGTTAGGAGTTGTTATTATTCTTTTGGGGGCAAGTATTATGATGTATGCCCCCTAG